One segment of Nothobranchius furzeri strain GRZ-AD chromosome 13, NfurGRZ-RIMD1, whole genome shotgun sequence DNA contains the following:
- the LOC107380253 gene encoding 4-galactosyl-N-acetylglucosaminide 3-alpha-L-fucosyltransferase FUT6, whose translation MGAWAEWGPAGLRWTDSSLWRTCLVPVLRRCRISTCAVAVGISFFLVMCLFYLAEEPKQEAHEQALPEEEIPVTLLIWTYPFDEYRQLPDCLEYQVRGCTLTDNRSAYPLADAVLIHHSEIAVDDADLPPEPRPGAQKWIWMNYESPSNTYKLWHFEGMFNLTMSYRMDSDIFLPYGYLVPQARANALSKSSRSTRPRDQFIAWVISNWSAAHARVTFYHKLRRFVRIDVFGGAGHPLPRGNGTVVRLLKGYMFYLALENSQHTDYITEKLWNALMAGAVPVVLGPSRRNYERFLPPEAFIHVDDFPTVKKLAQYLLKLWRDPIRMRQHLDWRGGYSLHQPKFWDEHYCTACSAVRRTRGQRDAVKHLARWFFS comes from the coding sequence ATGGGGGCCTGGGCTGAGTGGGGACCAGCGGGCCTCAGGTGGACAGATTCGTCCCTGTGGAGGACATGCCTGGTTCCTGTTTTAAGGCGCTGCCGCATTTCTACCTGCGCTGTTGCCGTCGGGATTTCGTTCTTTCTGGTGATGTGCCTTTTCTACCTCGCGGAGGAGCCGAAACAGGAGGCGCACGAACAGGCTCTCCCCGAGGAGGAGATCCCAGTGACGCTCCTCATATGGACCTATCCGTTCGATGAGTACCGACAGCTTCCGGACTGCTTGGAGTATCAGGTCAGGGGGTGCACGCTCACAGACAACAGGAGCGCGTACCCTCTGGCTGACGCTGTGCTCATTCATCACAGTGAGATTGCCGTCGATGACGCGGATCTGCCCCCAGAACCGCGACCCGGCGCGCAAAAGTGGATATGGATGAACTATGAGTCTCCCTCGAACACTTACAAGCTGTGGCACTTCGAGGGGATGTTCAATCTCACGATGAGCTACCGGATGGACTCGGACATCTTTCTGCCTTACGGATACCTAGTCCCCCAGGCGCGCGCAAACGCGCTCTCCAAATCGTCCCGCTCCACGCGCCCCCGTGACCAGTTCATAGCCTGGGTCATCAGCAACTGGTCTGCGGCGCACGCGCGGGTCACCTTTTATCACAAACTTCGTAGGTTTGTCCGGATCGACGTATTCGGTGGAGCAGGTCATCCATTACCGAGGGGAAACGGGACGGTGGTGCGGCTCCTCAAGGGGTACATGTTCTACCTGGCGCTGGAGAACTCGCAGCACACCGACTACATCACGGAGAAGCTGTGGAACGCGCTGATGGCCGGGGCTGTACCGGTGGTGCTGGGTCCATCCAGGCGGAACTATGAGCGCTTCCTGCCCCCCGAGGCGTTCATCCACGTGGATGACTTTCCCACAGTGAAGAAGCTGGCCCAGTACCTGCTGAAGCTGTGGCGCGACCCGATCAGGATGAGGCAGCACCTGGACTGGAGAGGGGGCTACAGCCTGCACCAACCCAAGTTCTGGGACGAACACTACTGCACGGCCTGCAGTGCGGTGAGGAGGACCAGAGGAcagagggatgcggtcaaacaccTGGCCAGGTGGTTTTTCTCATAA